A single Cottoperca gobio chromosome 7, fCotGob3.1, whole genome shotgun sequence DNA region contains:
- the phf8 gene encoding histone lysine demethylase PHF8 isoform X2 codes for MSSVPLYCLCRLPYDVTRFMIECDICQDWFHGSCVGVEEDKAAEIDLYHCPNCQVTHGPSVMRKRRGGNKQTDAGAAGARDPSRPVKTGSPQFVRELRSRTFPGADEVLLKPSGAQLTVEFLEEHSFSVPVMVLRRDGLGMTLPPASFGVSDVEQYIGSDKQIDVIDVSRQCDLKMRLGDFVEYYNSPNRDRVLNVISLEFSETRLSNLVETPKIVRKLSWVENLWPEESVFERPNVQKYCLMGVKDSYTDFHIDFGGTSVWYHVLRGEKIFYLISPTTANLALFERWSSSSNQNEMFFGDQVDMCYRCSVKQGNTLFIPTGWIHAVLTPVDCLAFGGNFLHSLNIDMQLRAYEIEKRLSTADLFRFPNFETVCWYVGKHLLDTFRGLRENRRHPATYLVHGAKALNNAFRGWTRKEALADHEVEIPETINTQTLVKDLAKEIRLVEDIFQQNIGRTGPQFPGSPLSKAPLTTSQNSGRPPGKKKGPKPKEVMGGLGPPGTKKKSQKGLLKAEAGELDLIEIHTKHTLKKFQPGKSKNKNKLDLPLEEFEGKLNKSKLKLVLTNGKIQGKKDGSRNGAGRAGKYKHLAMEGSSMSELESEDELQIDETPPPRRKPAGPSKKKKLSGLPRKLPRAKPCSDPNRIREPGEVDFDIEEDYTTDEEALAVHGVKGGAGGILDLLKASKQVAGLDSATLSEEAPASPSTRDAIQGMLSMANPPSSSSSSSSSSPLSISGGLTEGLGVVKDKGGKAVWVTGVVKKTKTPEKKPVIQRPGKRPIKRPARHLSDEDSPDEQETLGTCFKDSDYVYPSLESDEEDHANKAKMKRKKNWDDTPWSPKARVMPTLPKQDRPAREGARVASVETGLAAAAAKLAQQEQQKPAKRKYTKKQRPPAPVAPPPPVQPEPAPPSPPPATESAADVSPDRRMDYYSASLLDHEYTAGPGPFGPGGPRGSGAMAPGVFLTSRRPSLSPQNSSSHSGASPASLASQGTTGVGQGKRPKKGLATAKQRLGKILKIHRNGKLLL; via the exons ATGTCATCGGTGCCATTGTATTGCTTGTGTCGCCTGCCATATGATGTGACTCGCTTTATGATCGAGTGTGATATTTGTCAAGACTGGTTCCATGGGAG CTGTGTTGGAGTAGAGGAGGACAAAGCAGCTGAGATTGATCTGTATCACTGCCCCAACTGTCAGGTCACCCATGGGCCATCAGTCA TGCGCAAACGGCGTGGAGGCAATAAGCAGACAGACGCTGGTGCTGCTGGAGCAAGAGATCCAAGTCGGCCAGTTAAGACAGGCAGCCCACAGTTTGTTAGGGAGTTACGGAGCCGCACCTTCCCTGG TGCGGATGAAGTTTTGCTAAAGCCGTCTGGAGCCCAGCTGACAGTTGAGTTTCTGGAAGAGCATTCATTCAGTGTTCCTGTCATGGTGCTGAGGCGGGATGGCCTAGGCATGACCCTTCCTCCGGCATCATTCGGCGTCAGCGATGTAGAGCAGTACATTG GTTCAGACAAACAGATTGATGTGATCGATGTTTCTCGACAATGTGACCTGAAAATGCGGTTGGGGGACTTTGTTGAATACTACAACAGCCCTAATAGAGACAGAGTACTCAATGTCATCAGTCTGGAGTTCTCTGAGACCAG GCTCTCAAACTTGGTGGAGACTCCAAAGATTGTGAGAAAACTTTCATGGGTGGAAAACCTCTGGCCTGAAGAGTCTGTGTTTGAACGCCCCAATGTGCAGAAGTACTGCCTAATGGGAGTGAAGGACAGCTACACAGACTTCCACATTGACTTTGGAGGCACCTCAGTATGGTACCATGTCCTGAGG GGCGAGAAAATCTTCTACTTAATTTCCCCCACCACAGCCAACTTGGCACTTTTTGAGCGGTGGAGTTCCTCGTCTAACCAGAATGAGATGTTCTTTGGAGACCAAGTTGATATGTGTTACAGGTGCTCTGTCAAACAAGGAAACACCTTGTTCATACCAACAG GGTGGATTCATGCTGTGCTGACTCCAGTGGACTGCCTGGCCTTTGGAGGAAACTTCTTGCATAGTCTCAACATTGACATGCAGCTGCG GGCATATGAAATAGAGAAGAGATTAAGCACAGCAGACTTGTTCAGATTTCCCAACTTTGAGACGGTGTGCTGGTATGTTGGAAAGCATCTTCTCGATACCTTCAGAG GTTTAAGAGAAAACCGCAGACATCCTGCCACTTACCTAGTTCACGGAGCTAAGGCCTTGAACAATGCCTTCCGCGGCTGGACCCGTAAAGAA GCTTTAGCCGATCATGAAGTGGAGATTCCAGAAACCATCAATACTCAGACACTAGTAAAGGACCTGGCCAAGGAGATTCGTCTGGTTGAG GACATCTTTCAGCAAAACATTGGACGCACTGGACCTCAGTTTCCTGGTTCACCACTCTCCAAAGCTCCTCTGACCACCTCTCAGAATTCAGGACGCCCCCCTGGGAAAAAAAAAGGACCCAAGCCCAAGGAGGTGATGGGGGGTCTTGGGCCCCCAGGAACCAAGAAGAAGAGTCAGAAGGGGCTACTTAAGGCAGAAGCAGGAGAACTTGACCTCATTGAGAtccacaccaaacacacactcaaaaaatTTCAACCGGGCAAGtccaaaaacaagaacaag CTGGATTTGCCTTTAGAGGAGTTTGAAGGGAAgctaaataaaagcaaactgaAACTTGTGCTGACCAATGGAAAAATCCAGGG TAAGAAGGATGGCAGCAGAAATGGGGCGGGAAGGGCAGGAAAGTACAAACATCTTGCAATGGAGGGATCCAGTATGTCAGAATTGGAGTCTGAGGATGAGCTGCAGATAGACGAAACTCCTCCTCCACGACGCAAGCCGGCAGGACCaagcaagaaaaagaaactaAGCG GTCTTCCTAGGAAGTTGCCCAGAGCCAAACCCTGCTCTGACCCCAATCGCATCAGGGAGCCAGGAGAGGTAGACTTTGACATTGAG GAGGATTACACCACAGATGAAGAGGCACTAGCCGTCCACGGGGTGAAGGGTGGCGCGGGGGGCATTCTGGATTTATTGAAGGCCAGCAAGCAAGTGGCAGGTTTGGACTCTGCAACACTCAG TGAGGAAGCCCCAGCCTCTCCCAGTACTCGTGATGCCATACAGGGTATGCTGTCCATGGCCAACCCCCCTTCCtcgtcttcatcttcttcctcttcgtcTCCCCTATCCATTTCTGGAGGCCTGACAGAGGGATTAGGAGTGGTCAAAGACAAGGGTGGCAAGGCTGTCTGGGTGACTGGAGTggtcaaaaagacaaaaactccTGAGAAGAAACCTGTCATCCAGCGGCCTGGGAAACGGCCAATTAAACGGCCCGCCCGTCACCTTAGTGACGAGGACAGTCCAGATGAGCAAGAGACTCTGGGAACCTGTTTTAAAGATTCAGACTATG tttaccCCTCCTTGGAGTCTGATGAGGAGGACCATGCTAACAAGGCGAAGATGAAGCGGAAGAAAAACTGGGATGACACACCTTGGAGCCCAAAAG ccaGGGTGATGCCCACCCTTCCCAAACAGGATCGACCAGCCAGGGAAGGAGCTAGAGTCGCATCTGTAGAAACTGGtcttgcagcagctgctgccaaGCTGGCACAACAA GAACAGCAAAAACCTGCTAAAAGAAAGTACACCAAAAAGCAGCGTCCTCCGGCTCCTGTAGCCCCTCCTCCCCCTGTTCAGCCTGAGCCAGCCCCACCCTCACCACCACCTGCTACAGAGTCTGCAGCAGACGTCAGCCCAGACAGGAGGATGGATTACTACTCTGCTAGTCTGTTGGACCATGAATACACAGCAGGGCCAGGTCCTTTTGGCCCTGGAGGCCCTCGAGGCAGCGGCGCCATGGCCCCTGGTGTATTCCTCACTTCACGCCGACCTTCACTTTCACCGCAGAACAGCAGCTCTCACTCTGGGGCATCCCCTGCAAGTTTAGCCAGCCAAGGCACAACAGGAGTTGGTCAAG GGAAACGTCCAAAGAAAGGACTTGCAACTGCAAAACAGAGACTTGGAAAAATTCTGAAAATTCACCGCAACGGAAAACTTCTCTTGTGA
- the phf8 gene encoding histone lysine demethylase PHF8 isoform X1: MSSVPLYCLCRLPYDVTRFMIECDICQDWFHGSCVGVEEDKAAEIDLYHCPNCQVTHGPSVMRKRRGGNKQTDAGAAGARDPSRPVKTGSPQFVRELRSRTFPGADEVLLKPSGAQLTVEFLEEHSFSVPVMVLRRDGLGMTLPPASFGVSDVEQYIGSDKQIDVIDVSRQCDLKMRLGDFVEYYNSPNRDRVLNVISLEFSETRLSNLVETPKIVRKLSWVENLWPEESVFERPNVQKYCLMGVKDSYTDFHIDFGGTSVWYHVLRGEKIFYLISPTTANLALFERWSSSSNQNEMFFGDQVDMCYRCSVKQGNTLFIPTGWIHAVLTPVDCLAFGGNFLHSLNIDMQLRAYEIEKRLSTADLFRFPNFETVCWYVGKHLLDTFRGLRENRRHPATYLVHGAKALNNAFRGWTRKEALADHEVEIPETINTQTLVKDLAKEIRLVEDIFQQNIGRTGPQFPGSPLSKAPLTTSQNSGRPPGKKKGPKPKEVMGGLGPPGTKKKSQKGLLKAEAGELDLIEIHTKHTLKKFQPGKSKNKNKLDLPLEEFEGKLNKSKLKLVLTNGKIQGKKDGSRNGAGRAGKYKHLAMEGSSMSELESEDELQIDETPPPRRKPAGPSKKKKLSGLPRKLPRAKPCSDPNRIREPGEVDFDIEEDYTTDEEALAVHGVKGGAGGILDLLKASKQVAGLDSATLSEEAPASPSTRDAIQGMLSMANPPSSSSSSSSSSPLSISGGLTEGLGVVKDKGGKAVWVTGVVKKTKTPEKKPVIQRPGKRPIKRPARHLSDEDSPDEQETLGTCFKDSDYVYPSLESDEEDHANKAKMKRKKNWDDTPWSPKARVMPTLPKQDRPAREGARVASVETGLAAAAAKLAQQALNQEQQKPAKRKYTKKQRPPAPVAPPPPVQPEPAPPSPPPATESAADVSPDRRMDYYSASLLDHEYTAGPGPFGPGGPRGSGAMAPGVFLTSRRPSLSPQNSSSHSGASPASLASQGTTGVGQGKRPKKGLATAKQRLGKILKIHRNGKLLL, translated from the exons ATGTCATCGGTGCCATTGTATTGCTTGTGTCGCCTGCCATATGATGTGACTCGCTTTATGATCGAGTGTGATATTTGTCAAGACTGGTTCCATGGGAG CTGTGTTGGAGTAGAGGAGGACAAAGCAGCTGAGATTGATCTGTATCACTGCCCCAACTGTCAGGTCACCCATGGGCCATCAGTCA TGCGCAAACGGCGTGGAGGCAATAAGCAGACAGACGCTGGTGCTGCTGGAGCAAGAGATCCAAGTCGGCCAGTTAAGACAGGCAGCCCACAGTTTGTTAGGGAGTTACGGAGCCGCACCTTCCCTGG TGCGGATGAAGTTTTGCTAAAGCCGTCTGGAGCCCAGCTGACAGTTGAGTTTCTGGAAGAGCATTCATTCAGTGTTCCTGTCATGGTGCTGAGGCGGGATGGCCTAGGCATGACCCTTCCTCCGGCATCATTCGGCGTCAGCGATGTAGAGCAGTACATTG GTTCAGACAAACAGATTGATGTGATCGATGTTTCTCGACAATGTGACCTGAAAATGCGGTTGGGGGACTTTGTTGAATACTACAACAGCCCTAATAGAGACAGAGTACTCAATGTCATCAGTCTGGAGTTCTCTGAGACCAG GCTCTCAAACTTGGTGGAGACTCCAAAGATTGTGAGAAAACTTTCATGGGTGGAAAACCTCTGGCCTGAAGAGTCTGTGTTTGAACGCCCCAATGTGCAGAAGTACTGCCTAATGGGAGTGAAGGACAGCTACACAGACTTCCACATTGACTTTGGAGGCACCTCAGTATGGTACCATGTCCTGAGG GGCGAGAAAATCTTCTACTTAATTTCCCCCACCACAGCCAACTTGGCACTTTTTGAGCGGTGGAGTTCCTCGTCTAACCAGAATGAGATGTTCTTTGGAGACCAAGTTGATATGTGTTACAGGTGCTCTGTCAAACAAGGAAACACCTTGTTCATACCAACAG GGTGGATTCATGCTGTGCTGACTCCAGTGGACTGCCTGGCCTTTGGAGGAAACTTCTTGCATAGTCTCAACATTGACATGCAGCTGCG GGCATATGAAATAGAGAAGAGATTAAGCACAGCAGACTTGTTCAGATTTCCCAACTTTGAGACGGTGTGCTGGTATGTTGGAAAGCATCTTCTCGATACCTTCAGAG GTTTAAGAGAAAACCGCAGACATCCTGCCACTTACCTAGTTCACGGAGCTAAGGCCTTGAACAATGCCTTCCGCGGCTGGACCCGTAAAGAA GCTTTAGCCGATCATGAAGTGGAGATTCCAGAAACCATCAATACTCAGACACTAGTAAAGGACCTGGCCAAGGAGATTCGTCTGGTTGAG GACATCTTTCAGCAAAACATTGGACGCACTGGACCTCAGTTTCCTGGTTCACCACTCTCCAAAGCTCCTCTGACCACCTCTCAGAATTCAGGACGCCCCCCTGGGAAAAAAAAAGGACCCAAGCCCAAGGAGGTGATGGGGGGTCTTGGGCCCCCAGGAACCAAGAAGAAGAGTCAGAAGGGGCTACTTAAGGCAGAAGCAGGAGAACTTGACCTCATTGAGAtccacaccaaacacacactcaaaaaatTTCAACCGGGCAAGtccaaaaacaagaacaag CTGGATTTGCCTTTAGAGGAGTTTGAAGGGAAgctaaataaaagcaaactgaAACTTGTGCTGACCAATGGAAAAATCCAGGG TAAGAAGGATGGCAGCAGAAATGGGGCGGGAAGGGCAGGAAAGTACAAACATCTTGCAATGGAGGGATCCAGTATGTCAGAATTGGAGTCTGAGGATGAGCTGCAGATAGACGAAACTCCTCCTCCACGACGCAAGCCGGCAGGACCaagcaagaaaaagaaactaAGCG GTCTTCCTAGGAAGTTGCCCAGAGCCAAACCCTGCTCTGACCCCAATCGCATCAGGGAGCCAGGAGAGGTAGACTTTGACATTGAG GAGGATTACACCACAGATGAAGAGGCACTAGCCGTCCACGGGGTGAAGGGTGGCGCGGGGGGCATTCTGGATTTATTGAAGGCCAGCAAGCAAGTGGCAGGTTTGGACTCTGCAACACTCAG TGAGGAAGCCCCAGCCTCTCCCAGTACTCGTGATGCCATACAGGGTATGCTGTCCATGGCCAACCCCCCTTCCtcgtcttcatcttcttcctcttcgtcTCCCCTATCCATTTCTGGAGGCCTGACAGAGGGATTAGGAGTGGTCAAAGACAAGGGTGGCAAGGCTGTCTGGGTGACTGGAGTggtcaaaaagacaaaaactccTGAGAAGAAACCTGTCATCCAGCGGCCTGGGAAACGGCCAATTAAACGGCCCGCCCGTCACCTTAGTGACGAGGACAGTCCAGATGAGCAAGAGACTCTGGGAACCTGTTTTAAAGATTCAGACTATG tttaccCCTCCTTGGAGTCTGATGAGGAGGACCATGCTAACAAGGCGAAGATGAAGCGGAAGAAAAACTGGGATGACACACCTTGGAGCCCAAAAG ccaGGGTGATGCCCACCCTTCCCAAACAGGATCGACCAGCCAGGGAAGGAGCTAGAGTCGCATCTGTAGAAACTGGtcttgcagcagctgctgccaaGCTGGCACAACAA gctctGAACCAGGAACAGCAAAAACCTGCTAAAAGAAAGTACACCAAAAAGCAGCGTCCTCCGGCTCCTGTAGCCCCTCCTCCCCCTGTTCAGCCTGAGCCAGCCCCACCCTCACCACCACCTGCTACAGAGTCTGCAGCAGACGTCAGCCCAGACAGGAGGATGGATTACTACTCTGCTAGTCTGTTGGACCATGAATACACAGCAGGGCCAGGTCCTTTTGGCCCTGGAGGCCCTCGAGGCAGCGGCGCCATGGCCCCTGGTGTATTCCTCACTTCACGCCGACCTTCACTTTCACCGCAGAACAGCAGCTCTCACTCTGGGGCATCCCCTGCAAGTTTAGCCAGCCAAGGCACAACAGGAGTTGGTCAAG GGAAACGTCCAAAGAAAGGACTTGCAACTGCAAAACAGAGACTTGGAAAAATTCTGAAAATTCACCGCAACGGAAAACTTCTCTTGTGA